Proteins co-encoded in one Gouania willdenowi chromosome 1, fGouWil2.1, whole genome shotgun sequence genomic window:
- the inab gene encoding internexin neuronal intermediate filament protein, alpha b yields the protein MSYGSDVFSSSSYRRIFGESPRFSSSPSRTTMSASSRGGGGYRSSSQSRTSASSLGSYSRKPGRSLAPMPLETFDLTQSSVLNNEFKIVRTNEKEQMQGLNDRFAMFIEKVRNLEQHNKVLETELVALRQRQAEPSRLAELYQQEIRDLRAQLDELNGEKSQLVIERDSIEDDLLKLRGKYEEEFSAREDAEANLKAFKKDVDDATMVRLDLEKKVESLLDEINFLRKVHEEEVAELTDMIHAAQVSVEMEVSKPDLTSALKEIRGQYESMASKNLQSAEEWYKTKFTDLSEQASKSNEAIRAGREEINEFRRQLQSRTIEIESLRGTNESLEKQLREMEDRHIVEIGSYQDGMAELENDLRATKTEMARHLREYQDLLNVKMALDIEIAAYRKLLEGEETRIGSGMTYSSPSISSSAGQGGYSYQTRMYSSSGKSSKKEGKDEDQPQHQVKSGGKVTQVYEETVVTTKKMEKQDDVPTNPKS from the exons ATGAGCTACGGATCTGATGTATTTTCATCCTCATCCTACCGGAGGATTTTCGGGGAATCCCCCCGTTTTTCCTCCTCCCCGTCGCGCACCACGATGAGCGCCTCCTCCCGGGGTGGTGGCGGGTACCGCTCGTCCTCCCAGTCCAGGACCAGCGCCTCTTCCTTGGGCTCCTACAGCAGGAAGCCCGGCCGCTCCTTGGCACCTATGCCGCTGGAGACCTTCGACCTGACCCAGAGCAGCGTCCTCAACAATGAGTTCAAGATCGTCCGCACCAATGAGAAAGAGCAAATGCAAGGTCTCAACGACCGCTTCGCCATGTTCATTGAGAAGGTCCGCAACTTGGAGCAGCACAACAAAGTGTTGGAGACCGAGCTGGTGGCTCTGCGCCAGCGGCAGGCCGAGCCGTCCCGTCTGGCCGAGCTCTACCAGCAGGAGATCCGCGACCTGCGCGCACAGCTGGACGAGCTGAATGGAGAAAAGTCCCAGCTGGTGATCGAGAGGGACAGCATCGAAGACGACCTACTGAAGCTCAGGGGCAAGTACGAAGAGGAGTTCAGCGCCCGGGAGGACGCAGAGGCCAACCTCAAGGCCTTCAAGAAAGACGTGGACGACGCCACCATGGTGCGCCTGGACCTGGAGAAGAAAGTGGAGTCGCTCCTGGACGAGATCAACTTCCTCAGGAAAGTGCACGAGGAGGAGGTGGCCGAGCTCACGGACATGATCCACGCGGCTCAGGTGTCTGTGGAGATGGAGGTATCCAAGCCCGACCTCACCTCCGCCCTCAAGGAGATCCGCGGGCAGTACGAATCTATGGCGTCCAAGAACCTGCAGTCAGCGGAGGAGTGGTACAAGACCAAGTTCACTGACCTGTCCGAGCAAGCCAGCAAGAGCAACGAGGCCATCCGAGCCGGCAGGGAGGAGATAAACGAGTTCAGGAGGCAGCTGCAGTCCAGGACCATCGAGATAGAGAGTCTGAGGGGAACCAACGAGTCTCTGGAAAAGCAGCTGCGGGAGATGGAGGACAGGCACATTGTGGAGATCGGTAGCTACCAG GATGGCATGGCAGAACTAGAGAATGATCTGAGGGCCACCAAAACTGAGATGGCTCGTCATCTCAGGGAATACCAAGATCTGCTGAATGTCAAGATGGCACTGGATATTGAAATTGCTGCATACAG GAAACTACTGGAAGGAGAGGAGACCCGCATTGGGTCAGGCATGACCTATTCGTCTCCATCCATTAGCTCCAGTGCTGGGCAGGGTGGCTACAGCTACCAAACCCGCATGTACTCCAGCTCTGGAAAGAGCTCCAAGAAGGAGGGTAAGGATGAAGACCAGCCCCAGCATCAGGTCAAGTCTGGAGGCAAGGTGACCCAAGTGTACGAGGAGACGGTTGTCACTACCAAGAAGATGGAGAAGCAGGATGATGTTCCCACCAATCCGAAAAGTTAA